AAATACCATCATTGGCACCATGTCAAGAAACGGCTCCCATACAGAAGGCATGGACGTGGAAGAAACTCTGCCGGTATCCATATGCACTCTTTAAACACCTTTTGCATTCGTCGACTGATGAAACTTTTTATCGCGCAAGTACAGTGCAAGGGCTTGTTTAGCCAGTTTATGTTCATAgtatgaccaaaaaaaaaatgataaatgaaaAGCCTGTTGATAACGTTCTTTGGAAATTCCTCAGCAGTACGAAAGCCTGGAAACAGCAATCAGGCCAGAAATTCCGATGGATCGCGGGAAGAATATGACACTGCTCAGGAAGAAAATTCCCCGGTAAGTTTGTGTTCCTCCCCGATCAGGTTTACAGAATTTCAACTGCGGGGAATTGATGACATTGACCTTTCACTTGCTATGACTGAATCGACAATCCGCACTTTTGGAACTTGGCAGGTCCGTGAGAAGAAAACGAAGTTTGTTTCCACGAACATGAATTCTGTAAAAGCTCGATTGAAGGCATTTATTGCCGAAGAGAGGTCCAGGAGGAAAGGGCAGCATCACCGGAGTTCAACTTCCCCTGCTCACTTACAGTCAGTTCCCGCGGATTCGTCTCATCAGTCCAAATCGGAGGAAAAGAAATCTCATGATCAGACACAACTAAACGATGGAATAAGTCGAAGGATTCTTCACCAGAAAAGCGGAAGCTTCAGTGCTCCCCCTTACAAACCGAGTGCAAATTACAGAGTTGAAGATCACTCGGAGAGTTCAAATCGGCAGAACTTGCAGCAGGAAGGACTCTCAATAGATGTGCCCGTTTTCGCGGCTAAGGACTTTTCAGATACTCCTGGTTTAGCCAAAATAAATGAGGAATTATTACAGAAAATCTTGCACGACAAGAGGAAATTTTTGCCCCAGAGGTTCCACAGTCAAAAGCATTTCAGTACTAAGATTGGTCTACAAAGATCCGGGACTTTCCACGCACATGATTCATCGGGAGCTTCCAGGGCCAGCAATCTCCAGAGCATAGAGGACAATGCAAAAACCAATAAGGGGCCGGGCTCAGAAGATGTCCAGGATcatgaagagagagatggtAACTCTAATATTACGTTTACCCCGGTCCACCTTCCACAATTGGAGGACCAAAGCGAAAACCCGGTGGCGACCAAACAGTTCAGGGATATGAAACAGAAGATAAAGCACATGATAAGAACGAACCAGAAGGAGAAGCAAAGGATCGTGATGGACGGGGTCCTCGATAAGATCCCCTTCGATCAGGGGCTTTCTAAGGAGAAAAAGGAGGAACTCATTCAGAAGTGGAGGGACTgcgtgatcaacaaagattACCACAAGATCTCTCGAAGCAAAGAAAACTACGAGCATAGGAGGCGGCACTTCAAGAGGACATCATCCTTGGACAACTCGATGGATAAGTACAGTCGGCTGTTCGAGACGAGTTTCAACAGGGAATCAAAAAACCACATATCAGAGAGGTTGAAGGTAGGGGAGCCAGAGGAGGCAGGTTCACAAGttgaaagagagaagaagtTGCTCGGCAGGATTCTTTCTCTGCCTGAACTCAAATCATATTCTTTCCCAAGTGAGGATTCCTCTTCAGATGCTGCTGCCTTGGAGGCTCCGAACAGGGCCGACTTGAGCAGAACCTCCAGCAGGGGAAGTAGCTTCGACAGTAGAAACTCCGAAGATCTACAGAACCAGTTAGATGAATATTTGGAAGGTGATCAAACCCGGGAGAAGAACGCCAGGAATGCCGAATCAGCAGCTGTTGTGAATTCCAGGGAGCTGGCAGAGATCGGCCCACCAAGTATTCATTCGGAGCGTGAGGCGGACATCGATCCCACAGCAAAGTCCTCTGCAGGAGCTGTGGGGCCAAGTCCTGTCCAAAAACTCGAAGTCGATTCTCAGGAGGTCACACCCTACTCACAATTACAAGACCTGCAAAGACCAGAGCTCGACACACTAGATTCTTCACCTATCGAGCAGCAAGATGATCCCAGCATTGACGAACCACTTGAGCCTGACCTCGAAACCGACCTTGAAGACACTGAACTCCATGAAGATGAACCACTGGAAGACTTCCTACGAATCCAAGTCAATGTAAAAGACATAGAACTGTTCAACTACGTGAGGGATGTCCTGGAGCTGTCGGGATTGAACGGGCCCGAGGCACTGGAGGTGTGGCACTCTGAAGACCAGCCCCTAGATCCCTCAGTGCTTGAGGAAATTGAGGGATGCCCGCTCATGGACCTGGAATGTTCAGGGAACGAAGAGAGCGAGGACTGTGATCACCTGATGCTGTTTGATATGATCAACGAGGTCCTTGTTGATATCTACCAGCAATCGGTCAGCTATTGGCCAATGCCACTGTCCAGGCATTGTCACATTCATCGGATGCCAGTGGGTCCTCATCTTCTCAAGGAGGTGTGGACTAATATTGGCACCTACTTGGCCTACCGGCCTGAGCTCGACCTGACACTAGACCATGCCTTTAGCTGGGACCTAGAGAAGCACGGTGGTTGGATGAATCTCCAGTTCGAGAGCGAGTGCACTGGGATAGAACTCGAGGACTTGATCTTTGATGATCTTTTGGAGGAACTAATCTTGTAACTTTCAGTTTTGTAtcttcatttttctcttttatgtAGACACATCGAAGATAAACACTACTCATAGAGAATACTTTGTGTACAGAATCATGTGCATCAACGGTGAATGTACATATGGCGCAAAAAAGAAACGAGGAATTATCAGAAATTTGTCCTGTCCAGTTATTGTGATGTTCCTGGCCGTTTACAGAAAACCATGTAGCACAATGTTGCTGATTAGCTGAGTCCATCATATTGATGATTCATATCATACAATTTTCGATACTCTTATGAAATCATAAGGGAAGGTGAATAATGATGCTgccaaaataacaaaatatgaATTGCGGTGCGTATATCAACGTAGAAGGAAACATGGTTCCTTGCCATAAGAGTACTGTCTGGGCAATTATACCTTCTGAGCATATAAAGAGCCGACTTCTGCGGATTTTTCAAGGGGGCCATggaaatgctctcaacctcttCCCTCCTTGATCTCTAGGCAGAAACCTCTTTGAGTTTAATGGAgctttttctttgtttggaGCGCAAGGTAATTTCTCCATTTCAGCATGATTCATGAAGTTGCCTTCCGAAGTGGTCCCGGCCTAGAATTCAAGAGGAGAAACTATGAGATTGGATAAAGCAAACACATGGAGAAAGAATGATATGGAGCCAAAAACTGAGGGGACGCCCTCgatttcggcctagtgacaaCCAATGTAGGATCACAGTAATCCGTGCTTGTGATTGACCAGGTCTAAAGGAATCTTATAAACACTCGCAAGGCAATGGCATCAGCAACACGACTCTGGATCAACAGTTATTACACTTATGCTTTTGGCTAGGAAAATAAACACTCCTATTATGTCTCATTGGAAGGGTGATTGAGTCAAATTTCTAAGATATAGAAGATCAATCTCTTTGCCACTGTCGGACAAAGAccttattaatataaaatctaTAATTAGAATTCCACAAAGAGAATGGACACATGATCATCAAACAGAAGAGGCCTGCAAATTAACAATCAAAGTGGCTGAACCAGATGCAGGGTACCAGAAAATTTGAGATGTGCTATAGTGTAGATAGGGAGATTGCTTACTGTCCTCTAGGTTTCTGCAGGCCCGGATCGGGCCCCCATCTGCTCCACTAACTTATAGAGCTGCTGGTGTTTCATGGCCCACTGGTCTGCAAGCTTCATCTCCTTGGTTTCTGCATCACTCCTAAGCCCTGCTAACTGTTCCCGATGCTCCTCTTCGATTCTCTCCAATGTAGCCTTCTGCTCTTCCCTGAGAGCATTGATTTTTGACTCTATCTCCTCCATTTTCTCCTTCCGACGGGTCCCCTTCTCGGACTCTAGCTGCAATTCCAATCGCTTTAACCTCCACGCGGCTTCCTTCTTGTGGGCCACCCAGGCCCGGTGCCCTTCTTCCAGCTCCCTGCAGCACTCCACAAGCTCGGATAGGACCATCGCCTCTGCAGGAGCAGGGCCTGGCCCATGAGTTGGTAAACTGCCCAGAGAGAATGAGGTAGCCTCAAGACCTCTCTCAGGCTGGAGCCACGGGACAGGTGGAGAGGTTGAAACTGTAGAGGGCGAGAGACTTAAGGTGACAGATGGGGAAGGAGGCCGCAGAGTGGCGGTCCCATTAGAAGTAGAAAGCCATGGAGGCAGCAAAGAGGGCGAAACAGTGGGTGTATCAGCATGAAGGAACCCATTGTTGGAACCAGTAATGAGAAAGGCAGGTGCAGCTCGCTCCTTCACGATCTTCTCTGCAAAGGTCTCCAGAATCTGATCATACTTGCCTTCCTCAATCGGGTGCACTGTCCTATTGTTCTCCTTCTGTTCTCTCTGTTGCTTCTCCTTGAACACCTCCCACCACTTACCCAGCCTCTTGGCCGTTCGACCAGGGATTTCGGCTGCAATCTTCTTCCATTTGTTGCCGTGCTTTGCCTGGAGCTGAATCACAAGCCTCTGCTCCTCCTCAGTAAGAGAACCTTTCTTGATCCCGGGCTTCAGGTAGTTCTTCCACCGCTCTAAGCATGACTTGGCATCCCTATTGAGAGGGGTGTTCATTCGCTGGGAAACAAGGTGCCACTCCCTTGGCCCATATTGTTTCACGTAAGCACGTAACAAAGCGTCTTCTTCAGCTCTCCAGCGTTGCCTCTCCTTCATCTCCTGGTGCTGACACCACCTTCCATTGCCTTTGAGCTCAAATTCTCATGCTGCAGCTGCCCGAAAAAACAGGAAAGACAAGCACTGGATTAGAACAGCAATTGGAAGCAAACCCATTGAGCTACTTTTTCATATCATTTCAGGACCGTAAAAAGTAATGCCTCTATAGCTTATCATTTACTCTCCGAAATATAAGCAAGAAACATTGATGTAGACCAAAAAGCTGAAGATTGTCCAGCACTGTGAAGGCTTCGGCAGGTACTTGGTTGTTTAGAGTCCCACAACCTGAAATGGCTCCTTCAGAAGGAATTGCCTGATTTATTTAGCttcattctttctttctttctttttttttcctggaaACACTGAAAATGAACAAGGTCCACAATGGCAAACAACTCATGGGCCTTGATGCTAATATAAGGGCGTGACCAATTAGACCATTTGCTGGAATAGCCAGCACTGTTATTCATGTTGAGCCTCTCAACCAAAAATTTCTAGACCATATTGCCACTATGTCATCACAGAATTGCATGCACTTTGACCAATTTGGAGCACTTCTCAGCCATAAATTCCACTTAAGAGCTCGTAACCTCTGTTTGATTCTTACAATGTCAGGTTTCGCGACAGTTTCTATGATTGCGAGTCTTCTACATTTGATAGTTCACGCAGATTCTCAGACTGCAACTTCCTTGGACTAAGCTAAGTACTTCCTATGTTAGCCAAAAAGTTGAAGCAACTACTAAAAACATTTGAATTGCCAAAAATTGGGACTAATAAGGAGAATCATGGATGCGGAATGGGAGAAAACAATCTAAGTGACAGTCAACTATGCGATGCCTGACAACCATCCTATTATCACGAGAGCAATAGCTAGCATTCACAGAAATCCCACGACCGACTGGATGCAAGATTCTCAGTTGATCCCTAATGGTGAAGAATAATCACTTGGATCAGATTGGCTACACTAATAGCCCACTGGGCACATCCTAAGAGAGGAATTGCAATTCCATAATATGACAATCGGATTGTCAGTCCATTAATATTCTGTAATACCGATGGGGCCGGAAGGCCTCAGCTCAGCAGAGGGGAACAGAATCAGGCTGTAATGTGTAAAGGTCTCAGCTTTACATGGAAAATTCGTTCCTTGTTGCATCCAATACATAAGGGTTCCACTCTGCAATTTCTATGCTATAGCAAGTAGCTCGAACTGATGATCGaatctctcactctctctctctctaaattGAAGAGCGGTGTCAGTTGCCATAGTAAATGCATAGAGACAAGCAACAGTATGAATGAGGCGAAATTAGAGAGAACACATGAGCAGCAACTGTTGAACACAAACTGCCCATAGGTATCAACGCACAACAAACAAGAGCAGACAGACAGAGCTAACCTTTATttaagaaaggaaaagggaaaagctTGAAGATCAGGGGGGAGGGAAGGGGAGGGGCTTACTGTGATTTGAGTTGCTATAGGTGGAGGCGGAGAGGGAGATTCTTCTACTGGCCGGACGCATCTCTCGAGGACGACGGAGTagggaggaaggagaagatgcTTCAGTCAGGTCAGGGGTGGACGGCTGGTAGAAgggtgggggtggggggggCTGCCTGGGCTTGCTTCGATGAAAACAAAGAGGAGAGGGGAGGAGTATGGGAGCTGGGGGGAATGGGAGGTAATGGTAAGATCTTTTCTTGCTAGTGAtgctatctatctatctatctatctatctatctagtGCTGTGTATCTGTCTGTCTCTAACCAAGGGAAAGGtcaagctagagagagagagagagaggggaagtGACAAGAGAGCACAATGAGAGCTTTTTCAAGATAGGacgacagagagagagagagagagagagagagagagagagaggggaacaGTGATttggtagagagagagagtgagaaggGGAAGTGGactgaacaaaaaaaaaaaaggcagggGATGGAACTTGGAAGGGAGCTGAGCTGAGGCACGCGAGTGAgtagaagagagaaaaaaaaaaaagaggaataGGGGTGATAAGAAGGGAAGGGTAGGGAAAAACCAAGAATCAGATCAGAatcagaagaaagaagaagagctAAAAAGAGCTGACGTTCTCGTTAGGGGGAATTtcctcttattattattattattattattactgttAAAagtccattttcttttttctttttccttgccAAAAATCGTATCGATTAAATTTCCGTGTCATCTGCAATTTTTAATTGGTGCTTGCTTTCCCTTGTCATGTGGAAAGATACTAACAACAATTGGGGTTAGAAAAGGTCCATTAGTAAGATATATTGATTATTGGGACCGCCTAATTTTTACAGGAAGTGATAACCAACACGTGTTTCTTTCTCGGCTTCATCCCATTATCCATGCATGTAAAACAAAAATTTCCCAAGGTCGTGGCTTCCGAGAGTCAAAAGAAACAACTCATCCCAATCATGGTCTCACGTTGGTTTCTTTAAGCAATCCAATCAATCGCAAGACTAGATGATCGAAGCGGTCTCAGTGTTGATCTACTAGCTCAGATGACCTATGAAAAAGACCATGGGGTAGCAATTATTTCCGGATTTTAAACATTGTTTTCCTTTCCCATGATAAATCTCAATGGAATTAAAAGGCATGATGAATTACTTACTGTGCATGACGTGGGGCCTGCCAGTACCGATGGTAGCATATGGGAAGAGGACAATGATAAAAAGAggggcagagagagagagagagagtaggcCAGCCAAGCCAAACCAAGCCCTAGTAAGATAACAAATACAAAAGGCAAGGGAAATTGATGAGGTTGGCATGGTACAGTGTCGTATGGCTTCATTCTGAGCCCTTCAACCACTCCCTCTCACTCACCCCTCACCCTCATCAgctttttttccctcctcCCTTTAATTTTCACCCCCACAACACAAGCAAAACGGACCCGATTCAATTGTCAATTAttgacacacacacacacatgatACATATGTCTGTATATAtgtctataatatatatatatatatatatatgtaactgGAAGTACTCGAGGGGTCTTGCTGAGCTGATAGTGATAGTGATGGTGTGGTTCTTTTAGATCTCGCAATATGCAAATGTATGCAGCCATGCATTACTATCCAGTCCATATCCAAAGCCCAGTCAGTGCCTGTTAGGAATTAGTTGTGGTCGAAAACGAAAGAGATGAGATCAGACCCTGCCTGCCTCTGGGCGAAATaaggcatatatatatggccCCGCCCCctggttcttcttcttcttgcacAGTTAATTATTGAAGGCTGGCTGGCCGGTTGCCATACACATCATGGCCCCATTATTGCTTTACTGTGCCCCTTGTAGGTACTTAGCTAAAGAAGCATTATCTCCATaccatttatatatacacgtgCACGCATATCAGACACATTACCTGGACAAAATAACAACATAAAAATAAGGTCCCAGCTCCATCGGTTTGGATACACACGTACGTTGTCAATGCATATGGAAAATACATGGTTGCGGATGAACCATTCTTGCTTTGTATATGAATGCTTTCATGCCCTGGTCATGCTTTCGAAGCCGTTCGATCATGTTTCTTATGAATTTCATGCGTACTTTGACTTTGATTAACACTGGCACTGgtcaaaaatattatatattgggGGTTAAAGATCATACTAGATCAtctacctaaaaaaaaaaaaaggatcataCTAGATCTCCTTGTTTTACGATTAGAATCTTCAGAAAATGGAAATTTGGTGGGGACTCGACTCCACTCCATGAAAAAGAGATCGGATTTGGATGGCACCAATACTTGCGTCAATGCAAATGCATGACCctatccatccatccatctatCTATACATTCTATCGCCCATCTAACAACCATTGCAGGTACTATAAAAGGAGAGTTGCTTCTCTTCGTTTTcgggaaagaaagaaaacaatttCTACATGTAATTACAAGTCTCTCCTAATGTGATCTTAGGGCAATTAATTTGTTCTGTTAGGAGACTGCATTTTATGGGCTGCTAGTTGCTACCCCTCACTTTTGCATTAGTTAATTTCACTGCTGGCTCTGGTCTGTAGTTCGCCGATAAAACTATTATTTCGATATGCATAAGGTGATAACGGTTGCACACATGCATTGAAATACAACCCGTATGTACCCAGCATCCATTGATCGATCCAGGAATTGGAGTTCATTTAGATCAGAATATTGGATCGTAATTATGCCAAATCACTATAGATAGAAGATGCAATAAGAACCCAAAATCATTCAAGATTCCGACACGCGTCAATTTTACGTGCTCTACAATATATCTATGCAATTGGTGGTATataatactatatatatatatcatacatTCAATATCTCAGTAACTgttcttataaaaaatatatgtatatctgaataattgatttttttaaaaaaaatttaccttCACGGTGATCTTTTTCGATGATCATAAAACTGTTATATTTTAGATTTTCACTTTTTGAAATTTCGAGATCGAATCTGAACCATTGAATACGCACTTATGTACCGTACATACATTTAAAACAAATTGAGGTATCATGCTCAccggaaaagagaagaaaagaaaagaaaaacaaatgtaCAATAGATACCTATGAAACATTTGATGCTTTGGGGGGCATCGATGCCCCGTTaacttacccaaaaaaaaatgtatatatatatatatatatgtatgtatgacgCTTTAGGACGacctaattaattaactaaaaaaTAGTTCatcgattatatatatataagtcgTGAGGtccgtgcattgcacgggATTGTTCCATTAATGTGAAAAgaaatgataattaaaaattaaaaagaaaaattctttcgAGAATCAAAAGCGTAACAAAAagcataaaataaatattcagtAGTAGACAATCTTACTTTCTGAGAGTTTGCGTATAAAGATAACAACACCCTTTTAGAAATGAAACTCACATCactaatattgaaaaaaatacgaggaaaaataaaagatagagaaaaataaaataaaaataataaaaataatctaaTCAACTCATAGGGATAGACATATATTTTGAGAGCTCGatttaattgtaaatatattttttgatagtTGAATAAGCCCATGTTTATGTATATGACAAttcttatttataattatcatacataatttagataaaatataatctgTTTTATCTTCCTTTTTCAATGaacaaaattgatttttttatgaaaagaaaatataatttatatgtatctataaaatattatctaatctattttttaaaaatgaatttctataataacatataattcatacatactttttcttactatatatatatactaaaaattGTCCACGTAACcatacattaatatatttgttattatgtatttatatatacttattttgatgttattatttatgtatgaaatattaattattattttagaaattcaagattattaaatcttctaatttatttcaaatacattctaTTATGTAGactctaaaaattaaataaataaagaaataggATTTTAtcatgagattttttttaaaaaaaagtttattaaatataattccgaaaataaaaaaaataaaaaacctaaaagatttcattagaaaattcatatttcctTCAATTGGAGATTACTgtagtataaaaaaatatattgtttttttatttttaagtggaatattttaatcaaaaataatttcagaagattttgttactaattttataattgaaaataattttaaattttaaaaactcaaaaaaattgagaaattatttttattatatataattccgaaaataaaaaaaaatcttaaataatttcaaattttaaaaactaaaaaccgataaatttttttattaaaaattaatctgaaaataaaaatataaaaaactaaaaaaattacgtttagaaaattcatattgcctTCAATTGAATATTACTGTGATATCCAAAAGATTTGATGgtatttttaatctttttaaaaTGGAATATTgtaatggaaaaataatttctccaGGTTTTattgctaattttataataaaatattattttaaattttaaaacttaaaaaaaaatccattaaaATTCCATTAGCAAAGCTGCTTCATGAATGCACGCAGTGCAGCGGCACAACAACGTAAATAGGATGACAAACCAACGGAAGGGAATGGCATAATTAGTGACAAACTGAACAAGTAATGTGCAACCACACTAGAAATCTCTCCAGGTTTAACCTATAATAAGTTGCATCGAAGAAGACACGTATATatagaagaagaacaggaaggagaaggaagaacAATATAAGCCACCATCGAACATCATCGCAAAGAGATAAGAAGCCAAGAGTCTTATTAGCGATCGACTACGTCATGGGAGCTTATTCTGCGAATGCGAATAAGACCACAGATTTTGTCGTTGCTGAGCTTAGCTTCTTCGATGGACGGCTTTCCTACTGCCCTAACTGCTGAAGTCCTATTCCTCCAAGCTCTTTCTCGATCGTTTTCCGTtggataattatatatatatatatatataatgggtTTAATTTGGACTTGAATCCATCAATCCAAAAACTTAAGTCAATAAGCTGCCGAACCTTTGTCACATATAAACTacttacttttctttttctcgatCAATATAGGACATTCTTTGTCCTCTCGCACCTCCCATTTTCCCGCTGTCACGTAGTATCATGTCATGTTATACGTTTCACGTGATCTAAATCACTTAACAGGACTCGAGTCTCatataaatttgtattttttttttcctcaattgtTCATTGTGGAGCAACATATTCAGCATTTTCGCATTCGCATGGAAAGAAAGCAAAGCTCGAGTGTGTCATGTAGGAGGAAGATTTCTATCCGATctgagctgagctgagctgagctAGCAAGCCTTGGGCGGAAGATACGTGGCAGAGCATGATGGGTTGGGTGAGCCAGCTCAGTGATCCACGTGGTGGTCCGGGAGCACTGAATAAtatttgttataatttgtCGAGTTGAATGCTAGGAGTTTGGGACGGGTGGAGGAATGGTGAGGTTGAGGGTGAGGGAGTGGGAGTCCGCGtttcgcggcaaaaggagacgGAGTGAGGGGTTGGGGCTGGGGGGGTCTGATGGGGACGGGACCTTGTCAGACACATTGTCAGATACCTGTCAGTGACAAGTTACGTCAGTCAgccccttcccttcccttcccttcccttcccccctcttttcttttcgtttAACTttgctttttccttttttttttaaaaggacaaaaaaaaaaaaccaaattaCTAACCATACTCTAAGTACgataaaataagaattttaataattaatagaagggtaaaaataattttatcgcaaGAATTACATCTAAATTATCTTTGTTATCGAGTATAATTGCCCACTCAGTTCCACCATCTTCCTCGGGCTCTAACCTCCCATTTTAGTTTTCTCTCTCCCTTCCTATTGATTGACTCTGTCTTTTTCCTCTcccactttttttctttaggatCCTCTCTCACTTTTTCGGTATCATTACAAAAACTATTTCTACACGATAATTATGatttcattttataatttctatactAAATTCTAGGAAATATAACAGTGcgatacatgcatatatatatatagtactgtgtgtgtgtgtgtccgTGTGCGCGCCCGTGTAATTTAAggaataaaggaaaaaaaatacatagtACTGTGCAAACAATTTAAATATTGAACTTATATTGTTTGATGCCGTTTTCATTGTAAGTGACACTAATAAAACAATATGGGATCATAGTTTACACCCACTGACTTAAGGATCTTGGATCCGCCCCTGCTCCAATCATATTTACCATTTCCATCACCATACAACTACTTACCAAACAAGGGCAGATTTATCAATAGCAAGTTCGAGGTCATACCACTCGCTTCGATGCAGTTCGATTGGAGCGGACATGAAACCGGGAAAATCGAGAACTCTGCATGGCAACATCAGAGTGAACGAGTCATGCCAACGATCACGATTGATAGTCCGGTAATTGTTTACCCTTGAGTGGAGTAGAAGCAATTGATTGCTGCACGGGCGAAAGGGGATTGTGAAGCCCAATTTACATTGTAAGCAGATTCTTTTAGGTCTTGTAACAGGAGCAGCTCTTCTGGGTACGGGCCGGGCCTCTACTTTCTTGGGTAAAATCATAGGCCCATAGCAGGCCCACTTTCATGTAGTTGTGGCCCGTAAATGTTCGACGAgaacattaaaaaaagaaaaaagagaggtTATTGGTCATCTTTGGTACTTTTGAGTAGAGTAGACCGACTGACCTTCCCATTAGTATTTGATTCAATCCTCAGTCAATTACCtcaattaatcaaatcatttTAGGCTCATTGAGGTTTCATTTTCCACATACCTGGTTGATATACATTTAGTGTCGTGTTAGAAAATTCctcaatgaatatatataatttcaacaCTTGGATGGTTAACCATGTAACATATACAAGTCATCATCAGTCACTTTTTGtaatatttgatttaattcCACGTTATCCATTGACTTATAAAATGCAAAAAAGGATAATCGCACaagtaaattaaattattaatagatGATTATCACGAGTAGATTCAAATAATTTGGCGTTTCTTTTCCCTGAACAATGTATCATGTACAGGTCTTGTAAAAATCCATATTAAA
The sequence above is drawn from the Punica granatum isolate Tunisia-2019 chromosome 5, ASM765513v2, whole genome shotgun sequence genome and encodes:
- the LOC116207807 gene encoding transcription factor AS1, giving the protein MKERQRWRAEEDALLRAYVKQYGPREWHLVSQRMNTPLNRDAKSCLERWKNYLKPGIKKGSLTEEEQRLVIQLQAKHGNKWKKIAAEIPGRTAKRLGKWWEVFKEKQQREQKENNRTVHPIEEGKYDQILETFAEKIVKERAAPAFLITGSNNGFLHADTPTVSPSLLPPWLSTSNGTATLRPPSPSVTLSLSPSTVSTSPPVPWLQPERGLEATSFSLGSLPTHGPGPAPAEAMVLSELVECCRELEEGHRAWVAHKKEAAWRLKRLELQLESEKGTRRKEKMEEIESKINALREEQKATLERIEEEHREQLAGLRSDAETKEMKLADQWAMKHQQLYKLVEQMGARSGPAET
- the LOC116207810 gene encoding uncharacterized protein LOC116207810; translation: MKKHVRNRCSTIHLENNHPGCMWGILHILKYHHWHHVKKRLPYRRHGRGRNSAAVRKPGNSNQARNSDGSREEYDTAQEENSPVREKKTKFVSTNMNSVKARLKAFIAEERSRRKGQHHRSSTSPAHLQSVPADSSHQSKSEEKKSHDQTQLNDGISRRILHQKSGSFSAPPYKPSANYRVEDHSESSNRQNLQQEGLSIDVPVFAAKDFSDTPGLAKINEELLQKILHDKRKFLPQRFHSQKHFSTKIGLQRSGTFHAHDSSGASRASNLQSIEDNAKTNKGPGSEDVQDHEERDGNSNITFTPVHLPQLEDQSENPVATKQFRDMKQKIKHMIRTNQKEKQRIVMDGVLDKIPFDQGLSKEKKEELIQKWRDCVINKDYHKISRSKENYEHRRRHFKRTSSLDNSMDKYSRLFETSFNRESKNHISERLKVGEPEEAGSQVEREKKLLGRILSLPELKSYSFPSEDSSSDAAALEAPNRADLSRTSSRGSSFDSRNSEDLQNQLDEYLEGDQTREKNARNAESAAVVNSRELAEIGPPSIHSEREADIDPTAKSSAGAVGPSPVQKLEVDSQEVTPYSQLQDLQRPELDTLDSSPIEQQDDPSIDEPLEPDLETDLEDTELHEDEPLEDFLRIQVNVKDIELFNYVRDVLELSGLNGPEALEVWHSEDQPLDPSVLEEIEGCPLMDLECSGNEESEDCDHLMLFDMINEVLVDIYQQSVSYWPMPLSRHCHIHRMPVGPHLLKEVWTNIGTYLAYRPELDLTLDHAFSWDLEKHGGWMNLQFESECTGIELEDLIFDDLLEELIL